From one Plasmodium malariae genome assembly, chromosome: 12 genomic stretch:
- the UTP12 gene encoding U3 small nucleolar RNA-associated protein 12, putative: MVKSYDRYEFEDCFGIVNSRTSNCVFLNYNNILSGHDECVSVWNVNEKEIKKKLTVPFVAPYYFFSYHVTYICINEKNKNIIAVGYMNGSIRLFDIEENRIVSTFTGHTATICKLKFNKDGNYLCSCSKDTNIIIWDVTNDKGIFKLEGHSNIVTDVEFLKMRNDYVDDFISNNLLISVSKDCLIKVWELNIQSCVQTVVDCEEDITCLIVNETNTRLIIACFSFLRIYKIDLYSNIKDKFTNCIVYITFLTSIKRTNNCRISSMKMVFCIEHEAYLEEGQKDSFFLSLDNDCHEGGANDESGFNGNDGSSGTNANFCRGGICGGREDDAVNVLAEDKNTLNFLNNTLNRSVKFCSRSSYCSEGDNSGILVCCTNSKKIEIYKINSVKNQKKSEKNRKKRYVEKLNKKKKAIIKEQKRIEKFKGKNAIDYNNLQQKLEEIEQEIDIYKKYEIHTADDEVKYLFYHNCKFKLQDIDIYKKRKKDNYVYFLVSYSSNRLHIFQVNLFDILNNRDIFLVMNEGQGLQEGISPRGVEVTSEGRECNKGEKEKKEGDEEEEEQQQKQKQQMYEEEEDKDESENEAEDESGEKKGENGEDVMHGAKIVEKKIYDYSKCFKEICEINKGHNSSVDFLKLSENNELMISICKKYVKVWNMKNFQNVITICSEGSTSAFFFHNDEYIVISNDTGYIYVYELKNIELVHTYKAHANRIINLCKDSRSNGFLSVGEENYLKIFEFTTGEKQVSNKNSEDQSGEEGGNPNLWRSKKRTEDSDTGEENRGGINVGRKKGGKEGVRDGKREKERKLGSRRGTTGKEENKMEDETEEEMEFEAEDKMEFEAEDKMEDETEEEMEDEVEDDICAVMFHERECYNLTDKVSCAMYSPNGKYICIGYLNNLIEVLYSDTLKLHLTLYGHSLPITCMDISKDNKILASGSSDKYLFLWNLEYGSINKRLHIDCDVLTRIQFFYEHNNLISISRDGYIKMWDCVKFQCICTVDGTFGTLTSLVISSTDDFFLTSGNFKSIRYWKRGDDLIFLEEERDKELNLQIEKEALRNDLLYPSSVEKNVLLNKATIKTIETIKSSEKLIEYLDIIEEELTLLDIYYKNLTAYEEAKQKNELPDFVQAPNKPKPRPELLHKNPFEFIIEVMCNIKNNILNEVLISLPFSYAYKLLNYIKTYLIAFYFFQKIQDNYKKFIACGNFNFHVEYSINIVLSIINIYRNQFLFDTKFRFLLYELHQLITPHLKKSVEQCSFNQTTLDFLINSLDNDGYDDDNESEDDVNDDDVNDDDVNGDDVNGDDVNGDDVNGDDDNDVIDELYLNAQLQRDNLSRYKQKRRSRKNFKAEKGVRKKLHINGSLRGSDVARKAANETGGEDDKETEDEEDEITNGAEDEITDGVEDEITDGAEDEITDGAEDEDK; this comes from the exons ATGGTGAAATCATACGACAGATATGAATTTGAAGACTGCTTCGGCATCGTTAATTCAAGAACGTCCAACTGTGTTTTCCTTAATTACAACAACATTTTATCTg GACATGACGAATGTGTGAGTGTATGGAATGTgaatgaaaaggaaataaaaaaaaaattaacagttCCTTTTGTAGCTccttactattttttttcctatcatgtaacatatatctgtataaatgagaaaaataaaaatataatagcaGTTGGATACATGAATGGATCGATTAGATTATTTGATATAGAAGAGAATAGAATAGTGTCCACCTTTACTGGTCATACAGCAACAATATGTAAGTTAAAATTTAACAAGGATggtaattatttatgttcttGTAGTAAAGAtactaatattataatatggGATGTAACTAATGATAAaggaatatttaaattagaaGGACATAGTAATATTGTAACTGATGtcgaatttttaaaaatgagaaatgATTATGTAGATGATTTTATTAGTaacaatttattaattagTGTTTCAAAGGATTGTTTAATTAAAGTATGGGAATTAAATATTCAATCATGTGTTCAGACAGTAGTAGACTGTGAAGAGGATATTACTTGCTTAATAGTAAATGAAACAAATACTAGGTTAATTATTGCttgtttctcttttttaagaatatacaaaatagatttgtattctaatataaaagataaatttacaaattgCATTGTTTATATTACCTTCTTAACTAGTATTAAGAGGACAAATAATTGCAGGATTTCTAGCATGAAAATGGTCTTCTGTATTGAACATGAAGCATATTTGGAGGAAGGGCAGAAGGACAGCTTTTTCCTCTCGTTGGATAATGACTGCCACGAAGGGGGAGCAAACGATGAGAGCGGCTTCAACGGCAACGATGGTAGTAGTGGTACTAATGCAAACTTCTGTCGTGGTGGAATCTGTGGGGGAAGAGAAGACGATGCAGTGAATGTATTAGCAGAAGACAAAAATACCCTTAACTTTCTGAATAACACCCTAAACCGCTCTGTTAAGTTTTGCAGCAGATCCAGCTACTGCTCAGAAGGGGATAACAGCGGAATACTCGTATGCTGCAcgaattcaaaaaaaatagaaatatataaaataaattctgtaaaaaatcaaaaaaaatcagaaaagaacaggaaaaaaagatatgtagaaaagttaaataaaaagaaaaaagcaatcataaaagagcaaaaaagaatagagaagtttaaaggaaaaaatgctATTGATTACAATAATTTACAACAAAAATTAGAAGAAATAGAACAAGAAatagatatttataaaaagtacGAAATTCATACAGCAGATGATGAAgtcaaatatttattttatcacaACTGTAAATTTAAACTACAAGATATTGACATTTacaagaaaaggaaaaaggacaattatgtttatttcCTCGTTTCATATAGTTCAAATCGTTTGCACATATTTCAGGTGAACCTTTTtgatattttgaataatagAGATATTTTTCTTGTTATGAACGAGGGACAAGGGTTGCAGGAAGGTATTTCTCCCAGGGGGGTAGAAGTGACTAGTGAGGGGAGGGAATGTAACAAGGGGGAGAAGGAGAAAAAGGAAGGGGATGAAGAGGAGGAGGAGCAGCAGCAGAAGCAGAAGCAGCAAATGTATGAGGAAGAGGAAGATAAGGATGAGAGTGAGAACGAGGCTGAAGACGAGAGTGGGGAAAAGAAGGGAGAAAATGGAGAAGATGTAATGCATGGCGCAAAGATTgtggaaaagaaaatatacgACTATTCCAAGTGCTTCAAAGAAATATGCGAAATAAATAAAGGGCATAATAGCTCAGTtgattttttgaaattatcAGAAAATAATGAGTTAATGATTTCGATATGTAAGAAGTATGTAAAAGTAtggaatatgaaaaattttcaaaatgttATAACAATTTGTTCTGAAGGATCTACTAGTGCTTTCTTTTTCCATAATGACGAGTATATAGTAATTAGTAATGATACTggatatatttatgtatatgaattaaaaaatattgaattaGTACATACGTATAAAGCGCATGCAAATAGGATTATTAATCTGTGCAAGGATTCGAGAAGTAATGGTTTTTTGTCAGTAGGCGAGGAgaactatttaaaaatttttgaatttacCACAGGTGAGAAACAAGTGAGTAACAAGAATAGTGAAGATCAAAGTGGAGAAGAAGGGGGAAATCCAAACTTATGGAGAAGTAAGAAAAGAACAGAAGATAGCGACACAGGGGAAGAAAACAGGGGAGGTATTAATGTGGGGAGAAAAAAGGGGGGAAAAGAAGGAGTAAGGGATGGTAAAAgggaaaaggaaagaaaactCGGAAGTAGAAGGGGAACCACTGGCAAAGAGGAGAACAAAATGGAAGATGAAACTGAGGAAGAAATGGAATTTGAAGCGGAGGACAAAATGGAATTTGAAGCGGAGGACAAAATGGAAGATGAAACTGAGGAAGAAATGGAAGATGAAGTGGAGGACGACATATGTGCAGTGATGTTCCATGAAAGGGAGTGTTACAACTTGACGGACAAAGTAAGTTGCGCTATGTATTCTCCTAATggaaaatacatatgtataggGTATCTAAACAATTTAATAGAAGTGTTGTATAGTGACACGTTAAAACTGCATTTAACATTATATGGACATAGTTTGCCAATTACGTGTATGGATATTTCGAAGGATAACAAGATATTAGCATCTGGTTCATCAGacaagtatttatttttatggaaTTTAGAATATGGTAGTATAAACAAGAGGTTGCATATAGATTGTGATGTATTAACGagaattcaatttttttatgaacataataatttaataagtATATCAAGAGATGGATATATAAAGATGTGGGACTGCGTAAAATTTCAATGTATTTGTACTGTAGATGGGACTTTTGGTACTTTAACATCCTTAGTAATTAGTTCAACcgatgatttttttttaacttctGGAAATTTCAAGAGTATTAGATACTGGAAAAGAGGAGATGATTTAATATTCTTAGAAGAAGAAAGAGATAAAGAATTGAATTTACAAATAGAAAAGGAAGCACTTAGaaatgatttattatatcCATCTTCTGTAGAGAAAAATGTATTGCTAAATAAAGCTACAATTAAAACCATTGAAACTATTAAGTCATCAGAAAAATTGATAGAATATTTAGATATTATTGAAGAAGAATTGACTTTATTAGATAtctattacaaaaatttaacaGCGTATGAAGaagcaaaacaaaaaaatgaactcCCAGATTTTGTACAAGCACCAAATAAACCAAAACCTAGACCagaattattacataaaaatccATTTGAATTTATAATTGAAGTTATgtgtaatattaaaaataatatattaaatgaagtCTTAATATCTTTACCTTTTTCTTATGCTTATAAattgttaaattatattaaaacgTATCTTATcgctttttacttttttcaaaaaattcaagataattacaaaaaatttatcgCATGTGGAAATTTTAATTTCCATGTAGAATATTCAATAAACATCGTTTTGtcaattataaatatttacagaAATCAGTTCTTATTCGACACCAAATTTAGATTCCTCCTTTATGAGTTGCATCAACTTATTACGCCTCATTTGAAAAAGTCAGTAGAGCAATGTTCCTTTAATCAGACGACTCTGgattttttgataaattcGTTGGACAACGACGGTTATGATGATGACAATGAGAGTGAAGATGATGTGAATGACGATGATGTGAATGACGATGATGTGAATGGCGATGATGTGAATGGCGATGATGTGAATGGCGATGATGTGAATGGCGATGATGATAACGACGTTATCGATGAACTATATCTGAATGCACAGTTGCAGAGGGATAATCTGTCTCGTTATAAACAAAAGAGAAGATCaaggaaaaattttaaagctGAAAAGGGGGTACGCAAGAAGTTACACATTAATGGATCATTAAGGGGGTCTGATGTAGCACGAAAAGCGGCAAATGAAACGGGTGGCGAGGACGACAAAGAAACAGAAGACGAGGAAGACGAAATAACAAACGGTGCGGAAGATGAAATAACAGACGGTGTGGAAGATGAAATAACAGATGGTGCGGAAGATGAAATAACAGACGGTGCGGAAGATGAAGATAAGTAA
- the PmUG01_12068900 gene encoding conserved Plasmodium protein, unknown function, whose amino-acid sequence MENKNKGKLNLKKDKSFDKTKKSKMVVKSPQNSKICKERGNWNGDKIDSPYNLIDETNEKLNQGISENLFENIFEEELNKNVSYELDNDMFESELNENAESEVSKTSEDLGKEVGDLASNFILKKKIYQKDIAQIEMKIQTSKLNKLMKTREVILEMLTIIKNRKLNVNKFF is encoded by the coding sequence atggaGAATAAAAACAAGGGTAAATTAAAtcttaaaaaagataaatcaTTTGATAAAACCAAAAAGAGCAAGATGGTAGTAAAGTCCCCtcaaaatagtaaaatatgtaaagaAAGAGGAAATTGGAATGGAGACAAAATTGACAGTCCGTACAATTTAATCGATGAgacaaatgaaaaattaaaccAAGGTATAAGTGAAAATTTATTCGAAAATATATTCGAGGAAGAACTTAACAAAAATGTAAGTTACGAATTAGACAATGATATGTTTGAAAgtgaattaaatgaaaatgcaGAGAGCGAAGTGAGCAAAACGAGTGAAGACTTAGGCAAAGAAGTGGGTGATCTAGctagtaattttatattaaaaaagaaaatatatcaaaaggATATTGCACAAATAGAAATGAAAATACAAACAAGTAAATTAAACAAACTTATGAAAACAAGGGAGGTAATTTTAGAGATGCTCacaataattaaaaacagaaaattaaatgttaACAAATTTTTCTGA